A region from the Triticum urartu cultivar G1812 chromosome 1, Tu2.1, whole genome shotgun sequence genome encodes:
- the LOC125554080 gene encoding protein trichome birefringence-like 26 isoform X2: MGLGPRWSPWAALPFSPRSRKGGGGGWGLGGLKAIGWILFAGVAFRLLCSFSSSSSLSPDIKEGKCDLFNGEWLPNPSGPAYTNSSCRFIDDHQNCMMNGRPDTGYLHWRWKPYECDLPPFDEIRFLGAMRNKAWGLIGDSILRNQVQSLICLLSKADEPVEVYHDKEFKNRRWHFQSYNFTVSLVWAPFLVKSEVFENENGESTSEIQLHLDILEPTWISQYERFDYVVIAGGQWFLKTAVYWESDKVLGCHHCQDKNLTEVGFEHLYRRTLQEVLKFISSAHHKPVVLFRTWAPDHFENGEWFSGGTCNRVLPYKKGEYGGKYMEHVMRGIELEEFNKAVTAANSSRDVVKLKLLDTYSISSMRPDGHAGPYRMFHPFAQGNKDGSSVQNDCLHWCVPGPIDAWNDLIMKLVLN, translated from the exons ATGGGCTTGGGCCCGAGGTGGTCGCCGTGGGCGGCGTTGCCGTTCTCTCCTCGATCTCGCAAGGGAGGCGGAGGGGGATGGGGATTGGGAGGGCTCAAGGCCATCGGGTGGATCCTCTTCGCCGGCGTCGCCTTCCGTCTGCTCTGCTCCTTCTCTTCCTCTTCGTCTCTGTCGCCGGATATCAAGGAAG GAAAATGTGACCTTTTCAATGGAGAATGGCTACCAAATCCCTCTGGCCCAGCCTATACAAATTCAAGTTGTCGATTTATTGATGATCACCAAAATTGTATGATGAATGGTAGACCAGACACTGGATATCTTCACTGGAGGTGGAAACCTTATGAATGTGATTTGCCACCGTTTGATGAAATTAGATTTCTAGGTGCTATGAGGAACAAAGCATGGGGCCTTATCGGTGACTCCATTCTTCGTAACCAAGTTCAGTCCTTGATATGCCTTCTGTCTAAG GCTGACGAACCTGTTGAGGTCTACCATGATAAAGAATTCAAAAATAGGAGATGGCACTTCCAATCATACAACTTCACTGTGTCCCTCGTTTGGGCTCCCTTCCTCGTCAAATCAGAGGTTTTTGAAAATGAGAATGGCGAGTCCACTTCCGAGATCCAGCTTCACCTTGACATACTTGAACCAACCTGGATAAGTCAGTACGAGAGGTTTGACTATGTTGTGATTGCCGGTGGACAATGGTTTCTTAAGACTGCGGTCTACTGGGAGAGTGATAAGGTGTTAGGCTGTCATCATTGCCAGGACAAGAACCTAACTGAAGTCGGGTTTGAGCACTTGTATCGCAGGACTTTACAAGAGGTACTCAAATTCATCTCCTCGGCACACCATAAGCCAGTTGTTCTCTTCAGGACCTGGGCGCCTGATCACTTTGAGAACGGCGAGTGGTTCAGCGGCGGAACTTGCAACAGGGTATTGCCTTACAAGAAGGGAGAGTACGGTGGGAAATACATGGAACATGTCATGAGGGGGATTGAGCTTGAGGAGTTCAACAAGGCCGTAACAGCGGCCAATAGCTCAAGGGATGTGGTGAAACTGAAGCTCTTGGACACTTACAGCATTTCGTCCATGAGACCTGACGGCCATGCTGGTCCTTACAGGATGTTCCATCCATTTGCACAGGGCAACAAGGATGGCTCATCCGTTCAGAATGATTGCCTGCATTGGTGCGTGCCAGGGCCCATCGACGCCTGGAACGATCTGATTATGAAGCTGGTTCTCAACTGA
- the LOC125554080 gene encoding protein trichome birefringence-like 25 isoform X1 translates to MGLGPRWSPWAALPFSPRSRKGGGGGWGLGGLKAIGWILFAGVAFRLLCSFSSSSSLSPDIKEESDVDTTCIGKCDLFNGEWLPNPSGPAYTNSSCRFIDDHQNCMMNGRPDTGYLHWRWKPYECDLPPFDEIRFLGAMRNKAWGLIGDSILRNQVQSLICLLSKADEPVEVYHDKEFKNRRWHFQSYNFTVSLVWAPFLVKSEVFENENGESTSEIQLHLDILEPTWISQYERFDYVVIAGGQWFLKTAVYWESDKVLGCHHCQDKNLTEVGFEHLYRRTLQEVLKFISSAHHKPVVLFRTWAPDHFENGEWFSGGTCNRVLPYKKGEYGGKYMEHVMRGIELEEFNKAVTAANSSRDVVKLKLLDTYSISSMRPDGHAGPYRMFHPFAQGNKDGSSVQNDCLHWCVPGPIDAWNDLIMKLVLN, encoded by the exons ATGGGCTTGGGCCCGAGGTGGTCGCCGTGGGCGGCGTTGCCGTTCTCTCCTCGATCTCGCAAGGGAGGCGGAGGGGGATGGGGATTGGGAGGGCTCAAGGCCATCGGGTGGATCCTCTTCGCCGGCGTCGCCTTCCGTCTGCTCTGCTCCTTCTCTTCCTCTTCGTCTCTGTCGCCGGATATCAAGGAAG AATCTGACGTGGATACTACTTGCATAGGAAAATGTGACCTTTTCAATGGAGAATGGCTACCAAATCCCTCTGGCCCAGCCTATACAAATTCAAGTTGTCGATTTATTGATGATCACCAAAATTGTATGATGAATGGTAGACCAGACACTGGATATCTTCACTGGAGGTGGAAACCTTATGAATGTGATTTGCCACCGTTTGATGAAATTAGATTTCTAGGTGCTATGAGGAACAAAGCATGGGGCCTTATCGGTGACTCCATTCTTCGTAACCAAGTTCAGTCCTTGATATGCCTTCTGTCTAAG GCTGACGAACCTGTTGAGGTCTACCATGATAAAGAATTCAAAAATAGGAGATGGCACTTCCAATCATACAACTTCACTGTGTCCCTCGTTTGGGCTCCCTTCCTCGTCAAATCAGAGGTTTTTGAAAATGAGAATGGCGAGTCCACTTCCGAGATCCAGCTTCACCTTGACATACTTGAACCAACCTGGATAAGTCAGTACGAGAGGTTTGACTATGTTGTGATTGCCGGTGGACAATGGTTTCTTAAGACTGCGGTCTACTGGGAGAGTGATAAGGTGTTAGGCTGTCATCATTGCCAGGACAAGAACCTAACTGAAGTCGGGTTTGAGCACTTGTATCGCAGGACTTTACAAGAGGTACTCAAATTCATCTCCTCGGCACACCATAAGCCAGTTGTTCTCTTCAGGACCTGGGCGCCTGATCACTTTGAGAACGGCGAGTGGTTCAGCGGCGGAACTTGCAACAGGGTATTGCCTTACAAGAAGGGAGAGTACGGTGGGAAATACATGGAACATGTCATGAGGGGGATTGAGCTTGAGGAGTTCAACAAGGCCGTAACAGCGGCCAATAGCTCAAGGGATGTGGTGAAACTGAAGCTCTTGGACACTTACAGCATTTCGTCCATGAGACCTGACGGCCATGCTGGTCCTTACAGGATGTTCCATCCATTTGCACAGGGCAACAAGGATGGCTCATCCGTTCAGAATGATTGCCTGCATTGGTGCGTGCCAGGGCCCATCGACGCCTGGAACGATCTGATTATGAAGCTGGTTCTCAACTGA